Within Fusarium keratoplasticum isolate Fu6.1 chromosome 8, whole genome shotgun sequence, the genomic segment GTTAGTCGACGGGGACGGGGGGGGGGACATTCCAGTATAAACTCCAAAGAGACTCCGCCGTGATCACTGACCATCTCGAACCTCTTCCTGTCTCCCCTAGTCTATCCTATGATACCGCGTCTCGCCAGCCGCCGTTTGAAGAATATTATTTGCTGGTTTTGCGCCGCCGTCCTCCAATTTCCCACCTCGCTCCGTCGCATCCGCCACCAAGAAAGGCAATTCGCAaggttgaccttgaccttggctctCACCGATTTAAAAATTGGATAGAAAAGTCGCCACTCGCGCGCTCCCTCGCTACCCCTCGGGCCAGCCTAAGCCAACACGACAAGCCTCTCTCCCTTCCtccctcgactcgactcgacgtCAAGGAACGAAACGGATCTGACCCTCCCACCGCTGGAGCCCGCCCACAGAACAAACACACACGGACACGAGACTCGGCCTTGACGTGTCGCACCTTGTCAAAACCGGGGGCTGATCCTGCGCTGATCTGCAATCGAAATCCCTTCTTTTTTTGGCCTGCCGCGCCCCTGACTTTTTACGAGTCTGGGTTTTCCCTTGTTGTTCCTTTTTTCGTTTATCTTGGGACCTCGTTGATCCTACCTATACAAGAAGGGAGTCAGCGTCAGCGGCCAAACTTTCTGTCCCAGTATCCATCTCTCCACTCCGTCACAGTCAGAAATACGCTACGCTTTGCCTTGCGCCGAGAACTTAGCGACAGTCTTCCTTCGCCTTGCTAGCCTTCGAGCTTCAGCCTCTTTCAGTACAACGCACTCGCCATTGCTCGTCATCCTACTCGTACTGGTTAGCTCACCGCTCCCGCTCGACTTTTGTCGGTGCTTAAAGCCCGCCTACGTCTGTCGCTTCTGGTTGCTGCCTGTCTCTTGTCTTCTTGACTTGACTCGCTTGGTCTGGTCTATCTTTGCTATCGCTACACCGACTGCCGGCGCGCACCCACCGCCACAAcccccatcatcaagatgggATCCAAAGGAATGCCTAATCGCCACGAGCTTCGCGACTACAACTACGCTGTCGCCGGCCAGTGAGTGTTCAGATCCCCTTGCGCTCTTTATGCGCTGCACCTAGCCCCCTGTCTTGTCCTGCTGCTCTTGTCGCTTCGCGCCTCATCGCGCATCGCGCATTTGCGTCACAATGCCTCGGTCCCCCGCCGCACTACAAAGGCTGACCTTGCTCCTCCAGTGCCGGCACGCTCTGTACCCCCAATGGCGAGCTCTTTATCAAGCCCTGTACCCAGTCCGAGATTGATTTCTACCAGTCTGCTACTCGAAGGCACCCCGAATTCGCCGAGATCATGCCCTTGTTCATGGGCTCCCTGATGCTGAGCGACCCCGCTGACTCAACAATTGACGAAGCTGTTGCCGGTGTTATTTCCCAAACTGGAGATGTCAAGAcgtccaaggaggagattgtcgCCTCTGTCCGCCAGCAGGtcgccgaggctgctgcGCAACCGCCCAAGGACACTGTTACTTGGGTCCCTAGTAAggacaacaagatcaagaccgACAAGGCGGTTGTGCTAGACAATGCGACGTATGGGTTCAAGAGCCCCAACATTCTCGACGTCAAGCTTGGTGTCAGGCTATGGGCCGATGACGCCCCTCTacagaagaagcagcgcTTCGACAAGATCTCGGCCGAGACCACCCATGGCAGCTTGGGATTTCGTATTGCAGGCATGCGAGTCTATCGCGGATCAGAGGATGCTActgagctggacgaggaagatTACAAGATCTACGACAAGGATTATGGCCGAATGCTTGTCAACAAGGACAATGTCGTGGACGAGTTCCGAAGGTTCATCTTTAACAAGGCCGCCGGAATCGACGAGGATCTTGGAAAGGCTGTTTGCGCCGCCTTTGTAAGGGACCTGCAGAGGGTTGAGGAGGTTCTCTCAAGTCACGAGAGCCGCATGTACTCATCTTCGCTCCTGTTCATCTTTGAGGGTGACGGCGAGGCCCTACGGAGTGCTATTGAGGAGAACAATGCACTCATCGATGCGGAGGCCGGCATTGGCCAAGCGGCTCGAACTACCAAGAGGGTTGATAGTGGCATCGCtctggatgacgatgacgagctggacgaggactCAGACCTCGAGGCTTCGTTGCCGCAAATTTACGGCCTGAAGCTTATTGACTTTGCTCACGCCGAATGGGCGCCCGGCCAGGGACCTGACGAGAACTCACTGACTGGCGTAAGGAGTCTGCTCCGC encodes:
- a CDS encoding Kinase encodes the protein MGSKGMPNRHELRDYNYAVAGHAGTLCTPNGELFIKPCTQSEIDFYQSATRRHPEFAEIMPLFMGSLMLSDPADSTIDEAVAGVISQTGDVKTSKEEIVASVRQQVAEAAAQPPKDTVTWVPSKDNKIKTDKAVVLDNATYGFKSPNILDVKLGVRLWADDAPLQKKQRFDKISAETTHGSLGFRIAGMRVYRGSEDATELDEEDYKIYDKDYGRMLVNKDNVVDEFRRFIFNKAAGIDEDLGKAVCAAFVRDLQRVEEVLSSHESRMYSSSLLFIFEGDGEALRSAIEENNALIDAEAGIGQAARTTKRVDSGIALDDDDELDEDSDLEASLPQIYGLKLIDFAHAEWAPGQGPDENSLTGVRSLLRIFEEMGQ